From the Solanum lycopersicum chromosome 10, SLM_r2.1 genome, one window contains:
- the LOC101253026 gene encoding ATG8-interacting protein 1-like, translated as MENNEEGEETAPSRNEWEVVSLIQSAYAAAPNSRQVDLVDDSSAEFVAETSDPMIMSGHFGFPPNQHENAPLQPSNDEILNEQGSEDATPEFVADKGVDSDADEVSTKTKGLSTTEFLGDQMFDEKVSLLSLSGAEFEEDVVLQGSSFVDKEQNFFSSTTFSSFNSEEPMNVSASTEESNMLAEPVELVHRVIDSGISNLPKAKAEDNDDAENLPCQAWWKRRAVSLLAHAKDANTFWSIFIAAAVMGLVVIGQRWRLERWQILQMKWQFGGHDEIMNRAFVSPISRLKEVIIGSGRRGSFIRGNASTQR; from the exons ATGGAAAATAATGAGGAAGGGGAGGAAACAGCTCCTTCTAGAAATGAGTGGGAAGTCGTATCGCTCATACAGTCGGCATATGCTGCTGCCCCTAATTCAAGACAGGTTGATCTTGTTGACGATAGTAGTGCAGAGTTTGTAGCTGAAACTTCTGATCCAATGATTATGTCGGGGCACTTTGGCTTTCCACCGAATCAACATGAGAATGCGCCATTGCAACCATCTAATGATGAGATTCTGAATGAGCAGGGAAGTGAAGATGCTACTCCTGAATTTGTTGCTGACAAAGGGGTTGATTCAGATGCAGATGAAGTGAGTACAAAAACTAAAGGATTGAGCACAACGGAATTTCTCGGAGATCAAATGTTTGATGAAAAGGTTAGCCTTTTATCCTTAAGTGGTGCAGAATTTGAAGAAGATGTAGTCTTGCAGGGGTCAAGTTTTGTGGACAAAGAGCAGAATTTCTTTAGTTCTACTACGTTTAGTTCTTTCAATAGTGAAGAACCCATGAATGTGTCAGCATCAACAGAGGAAAGTAATATGCTTGCAGAACCAGTTGAACTCGTTCACCGGGTTATTGATTCTGGCATATCTAATTTGCCAAAGGCTAAAGCTGAAGATAATGATGATGCAGAAAATCTTCCTTGTCAAGCCTGGTGGAAAAGGCGAGCTGTTTCACTTCTTGCCCACGCAAAAGATGCCAACACATTCTGGTCCATTTTCATTGCTGCAGCTGTTATGGGCCTCGTGGTTATTGGTCAGAGATGGCGCCTAGAAAGGTGGCAGATATTGCAAATGAAGTGGCAGTTTGGAGGCCACGATGAG ATAATGAACAGGGCATTTGTTAGTCCCATATCCCGATTGAAAGAAGTGATAATTGGGAGTGGTCGTCGTGGTTCCTTTATTCGAGGGAATGCTTCAACACAACGGTAA
- the LOC101252725 gene encoding signal peptide peptidase-like 4 isoform X2: protein MVCDPGESDVDIGIPAVMLPQDAGTSLIEFLRNSSTVSVQMYSPKRPAVDVAEVFLWLMSVVTILCASYWSAWSAREAAIEQDKFLKDGSDDYGGKEVTHSGGVLDINTISALLFVVVASCFLIMLYKLMSFWFIEVLVVLFCIGGVEGLQTCLVTLLSCFRWFEHAQESFLKVPLLGPVSYLTLAISPFCLAFAIMWAVFRHVSFAWIGQDILGMALIITVLQIIRVPNLKVGTVLLTCAFFYDIFWVFVSKWVFHKSVMIEVARGYKSGEEGIPMLLKIPRICDPWGGYSIIGFGDIILPGLLVAFSLRYDWLCKKSLRAGYFLWTMTAYGLGLFATYVALNLMDGHGQPALLYIVPSTLGTFLMLSAKRGELKHLWTRGEPYRICPHIQLQPAE from the exons ATGGTTTGTGATCCCGGTGAATCTGATGTGGACATCGGTATCCCTGCTGTAATGCTGCCACAAGATGCAGGTACAAGCCTGATAGAGTTTCTCAGGAACAGTTCTACAG TTTCTGTGCAGATGTACTCTCCGAAACGTCCAGCGGTTGATGTAGCTGAAGTGTTTCTATGGCTTATGTCAGTTGTTACGATTTTATGTGCTTCTTATTGGTCTGCATGGAGTGCTAGAGAAGCCGCAATCGAGCAGGACAAGTTCTTAAAA GATGGCTCAGATGATTATGGTGGCAAGGAGGTAACTCATTCTGGTGGTGTATTAGACATCAACACAATATCAGCACTTCTGTTCGTGGTGGTTGCATCCTGCTTCTTGATTATGCTTTACAAATTGATGTCCTTCTGGTTTATTGAGGTTCTGGTGGTTCTATTTTGCATCGGCGGTGTAGAG GGTCTACAAACCTGTTTGGTGACCTTGTTATCATG TTTCAGATGGTTTGAACATGCTCAAGAATCATTTCTTAAAGTTCCACTTCTGGGGCCCGTTTCATATCTCACTCTGGCAATTTCTCCTTTCTGCTTAGCTTTCGCTATTATGTGGGCGGTTTTCCGTCATGTCTCCTTTGCTTGGATAGGTCAAGACATACTT GGTATGGCATTGATCATCACTGTTCTTCAGATCATACGAGTTCCCAATCTCAAG GTGGGAACAGTTCTTCTTACTTGTGCTTTCTTCTATGACATTTTTTGGGTATTTGTTTCCAAATGGGTGTTTCACAAGAGTGTGATGATAGAG GTTGCACGTGGTTATAAAAGCGGAGAAGAAGGAATTCCCATGTTACTAAAAATCCCGCGAATATGTGATCCCTGGGGTGGCTACAGCATCATTGGGTTTGGCGACATAATTTTACCAGGATTACTAGTAGCATTTTCATTAAG ATATGACTGGCTGTGCAAGAAGAGCCTTCGAGCCGGTTATTTTCTATGGACTATGACTGCTTATGGTTTAG GTTTGTTTGCAACATATGTGGCTCTGAACTTGATGGACGGCCATGGTCAACCTGCTTTGCTATATATAGTTCCGTCCACATTAG GCACATTTTTGATGTTGTCAGCCAAAAGAGGTGAGCTGAAGCATCTATGGACAAGAGGAGAACCATATAGGATTTGCCCGCATATCCAGCTTCAACCGGCCGAGTAA